From a single Brassica oleracea var. oleracea cultivar TO1000 chromosome C5, BOL, whole genome shotgun sequence genomic region:
- the LOC106292312 gene encoding uncharacterized protein LOC106292312, with protein sequence MANPNHPQSERSSMDHYDNPYYLHHNDHAGLLLVTDRLIIASEFHSWRRSVRMALNVCNKLGFIDGTVIQPASTYRDYGAWSRCNDMVAIWLMNSVSKKIGQSLLFINTAEGISKNLLARFKPNDAPTVFDIKQKLSKTEQGSMDVSTYYTELVTLWEEHRPANESVAT encoded by the coding sequence ATGGCGAATCCGAATCATCCGCAATCTGAGAGATCGTCTATGGATCATTATGATAATCCATATTATCTACATCATAATGATCATGCTGGTCTTCTTCTTGTTACTGATCGCTTAATTATTGCATCTGAGTTTCATTCTTGGAGGCGTTCTGTGCGTATGGCGTTGAATGTCTGTAACAAGCTTGGGTTTATTGATGGAACGGTGATTCAACCGGCGTCTACTTACCGTGATTATGGTGCTTGGTCTCGTTGCAATGATATGGTGGCAATATGGCTGATGAACTCTGTATCCAAGAAGATTGGTCAGAGCTTGTTATTCATCAATACCGCTGAAGGTATATCGAAGAATCTCTTGGCTCGTTTCAAACCGAATGATGCACCGACGGTTTTTGATATTAAACAAAAGCTGAGTAAGACTGAACAAGGTTCAATGGATGTATCAACATATTATACTGAACTTGTGACTTTGTGGGAAGAGCACCGACCCGCAAACGAGTCGGTCGCTACCTAG